From the Fusobacterium periodonticum ATCC 33693 genome, one window contains:
- a CDS encoding NADPH-dependent FMN reductase produces the protein MSKKVLFIVGSLREKSFNRTVAEYVSKKLEEKGIGTSFLDYSKLPFFNQDTEFPAPNEVEKVRTDVKGATALWIVTPEYNGAVPGALKNFLDWISRPVVQGNFGAPEFVKGKLVAVSGVAGKSEASFVISQISELLTRMGLNLLEEKVGLALPAEAFQTGIFNLSDEQKTKLDNEIKLFVEKL, from the coding sequence ATGAGTAAAAAAGTTTTATTTATAGTTGGATCATTAAGAGAAAAATCATTTAATAGAACTGTTGCAGAATATGTATCAAAAAAATTAGAAGAAAAAGGGATAGGGACAAGTTTTTTAGACTATTCTAAATTACCTTTTTTTAATCAAGATACTGAATTTCCAGCACCTAATGAAGTTGAAAAAGTTCGTACTGATGTTAAAGGAGCAACTGCACTTTGGATAGTAACACCTGAATATAATGGAGCTGTACCAGGGGCTTTAAAGAATTTCTTGGATTGGATTTCACGTCCAGTAGTACAAGGGAATTTTGGAGCACCAGAATTTGTAAAAGGAAAATTAGTTGCAGTGAGTGGAGTAGCTGGAAAATCAGAAGCATCATTTGTGATAAGTCAGATAAGTGAACTATTAACTCGTATGGGACTTAATTTATTAGAAGAAAAGGTTGGGCTTGCATTACCAGCTGAAGCATTTCAAACAGGTATTTTTAATTTAAGTGATGAACAAAAAACTAAACTTGATAATGAAATTAAACTATTTGTTGAAAAATTATAA
- the hemL gene encoding glutamate-1-semialdehyde 2,1-aminomutase has translation MVFKNSVDLYKKALNLIPGGVNSPVRAFKSVNREAPIFVKKGQGAKIYDEDNNEYIDYICSWGPLILGHNHPKVIEEVKKIIENGSSYGLPTKYEVDLAELIVEIVPSIEKVRLTTSGTEATMSAVRLARAYTGRNKILKFEGCYHGHSDALLVKSGSGLLTDGYQDSNGITDGVLKDTLTLAFGDLEKVENLLRNEEIACVIVEPIPANMGLIETHKEFLQGLRKITEETKTILIFDEVISGFRLALGGAQEFFGITPDLTTLGKIIGGGYPVGAFGGKREIMDLVAPIGRVYHAGTLSGNPIASKAGFATISYLKENKNIYKELEENTNYLVDNIEKLAKKYGVDICVNSMGSLFTIFFVDLEKVENLEDSLKANTENFSIYFNTMLDNGIVVPPSQFEAHFLSIAHTKKELDRTLEVMEMAFKKIGEKNA, from the coding sequence ATGGTATTTAAAAATTCTGTTGATCTATATAAAAAAGCACTTAACTTAATTCCAGGAGGGGTTAATAGTCCAGTTAGAGCTTTTAAATCTGTTAATAGAGAGGCTCCTATCTTTGTAAAAAAAGGGCAAGGGGCTAAAATATATGATGAAGATAATAATGAATATATAGACTATATTTGCTCATGGGGACCTTTAATTTTAGGTCACAATCATCCTAAAGTTATAGAAGAAGTAAAAAAAATTATTGAAAATGGAAGCTCTTATGGTCTACCAACAAAGTATGAAGTTGACTTAGCAGAACTTATAGTAGAGATAGTTCCTTCAATTGAAAAAGTAAGACTTACAACTTCAGGAACAGAGGCTACTATGTCAGCTGTAAGACTTGCAAGAGCATATACAGGAAGAAATAAGATTTTAAAATTTGAAGGATGCTATCATGGACATTCAGATGCTTTACTTGTAAAGTCAGGTTCAGGATTATTAACAGATGGATATCAAGATAGCAATGGTATAACAGATGGTGTGTTAAAAGATACTTTAACTTTAGCTTTTGGAGATTTAGAAAAAGTTGAAAATTTATTAAGAAATGAAGAAATAGCCTGTGTAATAGTTGAGCCTATTCCAGCAAATATGGGACTTATAGAAACTCATAAAGAATTTTTACAAGGTTTAAGAAAAATAACTGAAGAAACTAAAACTATTTTGATATTTGATGAAGTAATATCAGGCTTTAGATTAGCTTTAGGTGGTGCACAAGAATTCTTTGGAATAACACCTGATTTAACAACTTTAGGAAAAATAATAGGTGGTGGTTATCCAGTTGGAGCTTTTGGTGGAAAAAGAGAAATTATGGATTTAGTTGCACCTATTGGAAGAGTTTATCATGCTGGAACTTTATCTGGAAATCCGATAGCATCAAAAGCTGGTTTTGCAACTATAAGCTATTTAAAAGAAAATAAAAATATCTATAAAGAGTTGGAAGAAAATACAAATTATCTAGTAGATAATATAGAAAAACTAGCTAAAAAATATGGAGTGGATATATGTGTAAATTCAATGGGCTCTCTTTTCACAATTTTCTTTGTTGATTTAGAAAAAGTTGAAAATCTTGAAGATTCATTAAAAGCTAATACTGAAAACTTCTCTATATATTTTAATACTATGTTGGATAATGGAATAGTTGTTCCTCCATCACAATTTGAAGCTCATTTCTTATCTATAGCTCACACAAAGAAGGAGCTTGATAGAACTCTTGAAGTAATGGAAATGGCATTCAAAAAAATAGGTGAAAAAAATGCCTAA
- a CDS encoding precorrin-2 dehydrogenase/sirohydrochlorin ferrochelatase family protein: protein MPNKFFPVSIDLNNKNILVIGAGKIALRKVKTLLEYNCNITVITKEVLEKEFLSLEKENKIKILKNQEFEEKFLEDVFLLVSATDNKEFNDKISKLCTSKNILVNNITSQDNMNLRFMSILSNDDIQISITANGNPKKAVEVKNKIKEFLEKIF, encoded by the coding sequence ATGCCTAATAAATTCTTTCCTGTCTCAATAGATCTTAATAATAAAAATATTTTGGTAATTGGTGCTGGGAAAATTGCTTTAAGAAAAGTAAAAACTCTTTTAGAATATAATTGTAATATAACAGTTATTACTAAAGAAGTTTTAGAAAAGGAATTTTTAAGTTTAGAAAAAGAAAATAAAATTAAAATATTAAAAAATCAAGAATTTGAAGAAAAGTTTTTAGAAGATGTATTTTTACTTGTATCAGCTACTGATAATAAAGAATTTAATGACAAAATCTCAAAATTATGTACAAGTAAAAATATTTTAGTAAATAATATCACTTCCCAAGATAATATGAATCTTAGATTTATGAGTATTTTATCAAATGATGATATTCAAATTTCAATTACAGCTAACGGCAATCCTAAAAAAGCTGTAGAAGTAAAAAATAAGATTAAAGAATTTCTAGAGAAAATATTTTAG
- a CDS encoding autotransporter-associated N-terminal domain-containing protein: MGNNSLQTTEKSLRSIAKRYENVKYSVGLAVLFLMKGTSAFSDENMILEAEKQKDILTDVKEAKEEVKETKKVVQVAPKLKASWVNMQFGANDMYSNFFATAKTKVDKTSIVKSEKSILVASSDNSTSLPMFAKLLSDIEETTENRTEVLTSIANKEEIATPTMEEIRASKQELRSSVGNLQDKIDTARRENNKEINGLRLELIQLMEQGDQVVKSPWASWQFGANYIYSKWNGRYKGSGDKSEKYAFEGVFVRGNWWENNVSPDSKAYSKLEISSSGKNSSLTNRRKNVDYGLVKTVPVVDKGVPFIIEPVININTPPLPNLNINPVTVNPNIAFNIPKVNTMSFEEIIVNKIEPNVFEPPALNEVSTGFAQGQEIGLNTNQNYIVSNSTVNLVDNNVNIKIKDTGYEGNGKFSWDGHSDNRSRTNRPAVGGVHGTTDAAYSYIHTPVTPPTPPIASEYSSNSNSPGLGFLDDSITRTDKKFPMNTNWRPVGDPSRREYGPSSQQVFLNVLTDSFNLDGAGKTLTFENHTTDPWSNTSNGLVRTNTVRVISVNHAYGSVNKTIDFNLNADLRIFGRDGYNDKMTTGNPKNSNPAPHMTVGIEHQAYGSVAARAINNGTMTLEKDSKKTGGLATYMVGMTAMVEDYGDYGHTLSPDDPNANVGIDPTWYLKDGDTDAAGVSSNKWKYRRQAPWESTLENKGTIKVNSIDSIGMDFAEYTFRADLAGTMYQSDNISGSTPNPKGKLPAYNNKGSLNIYARVGNIELNSEDPDGGVYSGIQGSYGLRVPNIFKTADNSQVYYDETVIDGSLNAGNPKGIVANGSHNVGVSISKLITGSDRVRRYHKGELGTQPVDGAKAYLVARPNTDPIGNIYNLNILVNGKENVGLLRKSDYMQGNKYDLGGFMPGLARSKGDFVITDSHVQSIDFSKDAKGGVLFRTDKYGIDLAKNNFTVTAMENQNKDASGNDMYNIVMLANGSVNSVVAGAPAEDNLNANNPVKVKNTKPITIGSTANTGFNMVGLMAYKGGEFENNSDVTLNTKHSIALVVEGEGVRGANKKESSGTSTNSNIKVTGNNSIAVYNNGRNYTMNGGEINISGEKNVGVFAAGIPTYDHLGNITGYSNLATTTLNNGSLKVAGKGSVGLYANGGSDIKLDTMTNMLVKENSLLFYGIKHNTDYSQLELVGTNTATIEKGAYAFYFKNSNLLNQVVKPGSTGKLELTLQDGATLNIIEGDGTTPVLLSNIPTVTLNTGTDNEIVPGIVIKAASGNYITTKSTKVNLQMDVDSNLDDKNDRYLNSEFSSSSVTLMTGKTISGSGALTTADTSAEKVEKAKVAIAQSNVGSSRSAVKLTNNGTINFTGTGMAGIVGEYSEINNNSTINVTGANSTGIISANGSLATNNGTINIGNGGTGLAGINYLGVTATPASSIPTYGNQSIELVHNGNIVSTGNSAAIGVLASDLKSVVDKNGTTLNITNANAAKITLGNGSLIDVSSAAGGVGVYSKGLLRNGRMASVIDNGSKIKLNNNGIGLYLEGTELTAASAGSIESVNNTTAKGIYTDSNVNSAKNITLLGDKSIAIHNFGKNTQYTTDININNSGNIKLGDSSDRNDPSIGIYAKYANVNHQGTIEAGNRSLGIFSDTLLNLNLHSNGSIKVGNEGLGVYKKQGTANIDGTITTGNSAAAVYADNNATINNNSTTVSVGDNSFGFIVLNNGNNIYNGTATSKFTMGSKSVYLYKTGANGTVNSATTVRSNGISSTAFYAKDGGKITNTGLVDFSNSVGSVGAYTSAGEVYNSGNITIGASDIQNNYYAIGMATQNGGKIVNNPGSTINVTGNYGIGMFAEGAGSRAENYGTIDIAGSGELKGAYGMYLNDNAYGLNMGTIKTGRYSNDNQKSASYGVAVLNGATLENRGTIDIDMKNSYGIYIKNGIIKNYGTINVSGAGSVGIRNKDGKDEHGNPITDSSLSAIPVNATNGASGHIDESGVGPQPAVAGSTNISPTGVVTINGKVVPIHDLTPGPNPIVDKNYAFSNVGIYVDTLGRTNPINWVDGFNPSTDNDLIIGAEAAELSTSKAIKIGRNIMSPYLREYQLVAATTRVNLNAISGSLTWTAQQIPGAS; this comes from the coding sequence ATGGGAAATAATAGTTTACAAACTACAGAAAAGTCATTACGTTCAATTGCTAAAAGATATGAAAATGTAAAGTATTCAGTTGGACTTGCTGTACTTTTCTTAATGAAGGGTACAAGTGCTTTTTCTGATGAAAATATGATATTAGAAGCAGAAAAACAAAAGGATATTTTAACAGATGTCAAAGAGGCGAAAGAAGAAGTAAAAGAAACAAAGAAAGTAGTACAGGTAGCACCAAAATTGAAAGCTTCTTGGGTGAATATGCAATTTGGAGCTAATGATATGTATAGCAATTTTTTTGCTACAGCTAAAACTAAAGTAGATAAAACTTCAATTGTAAAAAGTGAAAAAAGTATTTTAGTAGCTAGTTCAGATAATAGTACAAGTTTACCTATGTTTGCTAAACTTTTATCAGATATAGAAGAAACTACAGAAAACAGAACAGAAGTTCTAACTTCAATAGCTAACAAGGAAGAAATAGCAACTCCTACAATGGAGGAAATTAGAGCAAGTAAACAAGAATTAAGAAGTTCTGTAGGAAATCTACAAGATAAAATTGATACAGCAAGAAGAGAAAATAACAAAGAAATAAATGGATTAAGGTTAGAGTTAATTCAATTAATGGAGCAAGGAGATCAAGTAGTAAAATCACCTTGGGCTTCATGGCAATTTGGAGCAAACTATATATATAGTAAATGGAATGGTAGATATAAAGGTAGTGGAGATAAAAGCGAAAAATATGCTTTTGAAGGGGTATTTGTAAGAGGAAATTGGTGGGAAAATAATGTTTCTCCAGATAGTAAAGCATATTCAAAATTAGAAATAAGTAGTTCAGGAAAAAATTCATCATTAACAAATAGAAGAAAAAATGTAGACTATGGTTTAGTTAAAACAGTACCTGTTGTAGATAAAGGAGTTCCATTTATAATTGAGCCAGTTATAAATATAAATACACCTCCTTTACCAAATTTGAATATAAACCCAGTGACAGTTAATCCAAATATAGCTTTTAATATTCCAAAAGTAAATACAATGAGTTTTGAAGAAATTATAGTAAATAAGATAGAACCAAATGTATTTGAGCCACCTGCATTAAATGAAGTATCAACTGGTTTCGCACAAGGACAAGAAATAGGATTAAATACAAACCAAAACTATATTGTATCTAATAGTACTGTTAACTTAGTAGATAATAATGTTAATATAAAAATTAAAGATACAGGTTATGAAGGAAATGGGAAATTTTCTTGGGATGGACATAGTGATAACAGATCAAGAACAAATAGACCAGCTGTAGGTGGAGTTCATGGTACTACAGATGCAGCATATAGTTATATTCATACACCTGTAACACCTCCTACACCTCCTATTGCAAGTGAATATTCATCAAATAGCAATAGTCCAGGTTTAGGTTTTTTAGATGATTCAATAACAAGAACAGATAAAAAGTTCCCTATGAATACTAACTGGAGACCTGTAGGAGATCCTAGTCGTAGAGAATATGGTCCATCTTCGCAACAAGTATTTTTAAATGTTTTAACAGATAGTTTTAATTTAGATGGTGCAGGAAAAACCTTAACATTTGAAAACCATACAACTGATCCATGGTCAAATACTTCTAATGGTTTAGTTAGAACTAATACAGTCAGAGTAATAAGTGTAAACCATGCTTATGGAAGTGTAAATAAAACAATAGATTTTAACTTAAATGCTGATTTAAGAATTTTTGGTAGAGATGGATACAATGATAAAATGACAACAGGAAATCCTAAAAATTCAAATCCAGCACCTCATATGACAGTGGGGATAGAGCATCAAGCTTATGGTTCTGTTGCAGCAAGAGCAATAAATAATGGAACAATGACATTAGAAAAAGACAGTAAAAAAACTGGTGGTCTTGCAACATATATGGTAGGTATGACTGCTATGGTAGAAGATTATGGAGATTATGGTCATACTTTAAGTCCAGATGATCCTAATGCAAATGTTGGGATAGATCCAACTTGGTATTTAAAAGATGGAGATACAGATGCAGCAGGAGTTTCAAGTAACAAATGGAAATATAGAAGACAGGCACCTTGGGAATCTACCCTTGAAAATAAAGGAACTATAAAAGTAAATTCAATAGACAGTATAGGTATGGACTTTGCTGAGTATACTTTTAGAGCAGATCTTGCAGGAACAATGTATCAGTCTGACAATATATCTGGTTCAACACCTAATCCAAAAGGTAAGTTACCAGCTTATAATAATAAAGGGTCATTAAACATTTATGCAAGAGTAGGAAATATAGAGTTAAATAGTGAGGATCCTGACGGAGGAGTATATTCAGGAATTCAAGGAAGTTATGGTTTAAGAGTTCCTAATATTTTTAAAACTGCTGACAACTCACAAGTATATTATGATGAAACAGTTATAGATGGAAGTTTAAATGCTGGAAATCCAAAAGGAATTGTAGCAAATGGTAGCCATAATGTAGGTGTATCTATATCAAAATTAATAACAGGTTCAGATAGAGTTCGTAGATATCATAAAGGGGAATTAGGAACACAACCTGTAGATGGAGCAAAAGCATATTTAGTAGCAAGACCAAATACAGATCCTATAGGAAATATCTATAATCTTAATATCCTAGTTAATGGAAAAGAAAATGTGGGACTATTGAGAAAATCTGATTATATGCAAGGAAATAAATATGATCTTGGTGGTTTTATGCCAGGACTTGCAAGATCTAAAGGTGATTTTGTTATAACAGACTCACATGTACAGTCAATAGATTTTTCAAAAGATGCAAAAGGTGGAGTTCTATTTAGAACAGATAAGTATGGAATAGATCTTGCTAAGAATAATTTTACTGTTACAGCTATGGAAAATCAAAATAAAGATGCTTCTGGGAATGATATGTATAATATAGTTATGCTTGCAAATGGAAGTGTTAATAGTGTTGTAGCTGGAGCACCAGCAGAAGACAACCTTAATGCAAATAATCCTGTAAAAGTTAAGAACACAAAACCCATAACTATAGGTTCAACTGCAAACACAGGCTTTAACATGGTAGGGCTTATGGCATATAAGGGTGGAGAATTTGAAAATAATTCTGATGTGACATTAAATACAAAACACTCAATAGCCTTAGTTGTAGAAGGTGAAGGAGTAAGGGGAGCAAATAAAAAAGAAAGTTCAGGTACAAGTACTAATAGTAATATAAAAGTAACTGGAAATAATTCTATTGCTGTCTATAATAATGGAAGAAACTACACAATGAATGGTGGAGAAATAAATATTTCAGGTGAGAAAAATGTGGGAGTATTTGCCGCAGGAATACCAACATATGATCACTTAGGTAATATTACAGGTTATTCTAATTTAGCTACAACTACTTTAAATAATGGTAGTCTAAAAGTAGCTGGTAAGGGAAGTGTCGGTTTATATGCGAATGGTGGTTCTGATATTAAATTAGACACTATGACTAACATGTTAGTAAAAGAGAATTCTTTATTATTTTATGGTATAAAACATAATACTGATTATTCTCAACTTGAACTTGTAGGAACTAATACAGCTACTATAGAAAAAGGTGCTTATGCATTTTATTTCAAAAATTCAAACTTATTAAATCAAGTAGTTAAACCAGGAAGTACAGGGAAATTAGAGTTAACTTTACAAGATGGAGCAACTTTAAATATTATTGAAGGAGATGGAACAACTCCAGTATTGTTATCAAATATTCCTACTGTTACATTAAATACAGGTACAGATAATGAAATAGTACCTGGAATTGTTATAAAAGCAGCATCAGGAAATTATATAACAACTAAATCAACAAAAGTAAATCTTCAAATGGATGTTGATTCTAATTTAGATGATAAAAATGATAGATATTTGAATTCTGAATTTTCATCATCTAGTGTTACTTTAATGACTGGAAAAACTATAAGTGGTTCAGGAGCATTAACAACAGCAGATACAAGTGCTGAAAAAGTTGAAAAAGCTAAGGTTGCAATAGCTCAATCAAATGTGGGAAGTTCAAGAAGTGCAGTAAAATTAACTAATAATGGAACAATTAATTTTACTGGAACTGGTATGGCTGGTATTGTTGGGGAATATTCTGAAATAAATAATAATTCAACTATTAATGTTACAGGAGCTAATTCAACAGGTATAATTTCTGCTAATGGTTCATTAGCTACAAATAATGGAACTATTAATATAGGAAATGGTGGTACTGGACTTGCTGGAATTAATTATCTAGGTGTTACAGCAACACCAGCTTCATCAATTCCAACTTATGGAAATCAATCTATTGAGTTAGTTCATAATGGAAACATTGTGTCAACTGGTAATTCTGCAGCAATAGGAGTACTTGCTTCTGATTTAAAATCTGTTGTTGATAAGAATGGAACTACTCTTAATATCACTAATGCTAATGCAGCAAAAATTACATTAGGAAATGGATCTTTAATTGATGTTTCATCTGCAGCAGGTGGAGTTGGAGTATATTCAAAAGGTCTATTAAGAAATGGTAGAATGGCAAGTGTTATAGATAATGGATCTAAAATAAAGTTAAATAATAATGGTATAGGTCTATATTTAGAAGGAACTGAGCTTACAGCAGCATCAGCAGGAAGTATTGAATCTGTAAATAATACTACAGCTAAGGGAATTTATACAGATTCTAATGTTAATAGTGCTAAAAATATAACATTGCTTGGAGATAAATCTATAGCTATTCATAACTTTGGAAAGAATACTCAATATACAACAGATATAAATATTAATAATAGTGGAAATATAAAATTAGGAGATTCTTCTGATAGAAATGACCCGAGTATAGGAATATATGCTAAATATGCAAATGTAAACCATCAAGGAACTATTGAGGCTGGAAATAGAAGTTTAGGAATTTTCTCTGACACTCTTTTAAATCTTAATCTTCATTCTAATGGTTCAATAAAAGTTGGAAATGAAGGTTTAGGAGTATATAAAAAACAAGGAACTGCTAATATAGATGGAACTATTACAACAGGAAATTCTGCAGCAGCAGTTTATGCAGATAATAATGCAACTATTAATAATAATTCTACAACTGTTAGTGTTGGAGATAACTCATTTGGTTTTATAGTATTAAATAATGGAAATAACATCTATAATGGTACAGCTACATCTAAATTTACTATGGGTTCTAAGAGTGTGTATCTATATAAAACTGGAGCAAATGGAACAGTTAATAGTGCTACAACAGTAAGATCTAATGGTATTAGTAGTACAGCCTTCTATGCAAAAGATGGTGGGAAAATAACTAACACAGGACTTGTTGATTTTTCTAATTCAGTAGGAAGTGTGGGAGCTTATACCTCAGCAGGAGAGGTATATAATAGTGGAAATATAACTATTGGTGCATCTGATATACAAAATAACTATTATGCAATAGGTATGGCTACACAAAATGGTGGAAAAATAGTTAATAATCCAGGATCTACTATAAATGTTACTGGAAACTATGGAATAGGTATGTTTGCAGAAGGAGCAGGAAGTAGAGCTGAAAACTATGGTACTATTGATATAGCAGGAAGTGGCGAATTAAAAGGTGCTTATGGAATGTATCTTAATGATAATGCCTATGGATTAAATATGGGTACTATCAAAACTGGAAGATATAGTAATGATAACCAAAAATCTGCATCATATGGAGTAGCTGTTTTAAATGGTGCTACATTAGAAAATAGAGGAACTATTGATATAGATATGAAAAATTCATATGGTATCTATATTAAAAATGGTATCATTAAAAACTATGGAACTATAAATGTTTCTGGTGCAGGTTCTGTTGGTATAAGAAATAAAGATGGAAAAGATGAACATGGTAATCCTATAACAGATTCAAGCTTAAGTGCTATTCCTGTTAATGCAACCAATGGGGCAAGTGGACATATAGATGAGAGTGGAGTTGGTCCTCAACCAGCAGTAGCAGGAAGTACAAATATTTCTCCAACTGGAGTTGTTACTATTAATGGAAAGGTTGTTCCTATCCATGATCTAACACCAGGTCCTAATCCAATTGTAGATAAAAACTATGCATTCTCAAATGTAGGAATTTATGTTGATACATTAGGAAGAACTAACCCTATCAACTGGGTAGATGGATTTAACCCATCAACTGATAATGACTTAATTATTGGAGCAGAAGCAGCTGAACTTTCAACAAGTAAGGCAATAAAGATTGGTAGAAATATAATGAGTCCATACTTAAGAGAATACCAATTAGTGGCAGCAACAACAAGAGTAAACTTAAATGCTATTTCTGGTTCATTGACATGGACTGCTCAACAAATACCAGGAGCTTC